A single Bacteroidota bacterium DNA region contains:
- a CDS encoding GH3 auxin-responsive promoter family protein: MQLINTVLTGILKRRIKSIDHFRDNPFDIQERCFKNLIDTAKNTEWGRQYGFGFISGIESFRERVPVNDYNSLKPYIFRIQNGEKDILWPGGTRWFAKSSGTTSDKSKYIPVSREALTECHFKGGKDLFALYFHNYPGSRMFDGKGIGMGGCLNRNNTDKGYYYDGDLSAVMMKNLPIWAELARTPGRNIALMKDWENKIEKMATVTTGQNITNLLGVPSWTLLFLKKVLEKTGKSSIHEVWPNLEVFFHGGVNFNPYREQFRKIIPSGKMNYIETYNASEGFFGIQDQLNSDEMLLMLDYGIFYEFMPHDQIDSSHPNLLTLADVRKEVDYALVISTNAGLWRYIIGDTIRFTSLNPFRIQISGRTKNFINAVGEEVIVDNAEKALTIACQKCPAAINEYTAAPIYFDDNHNASHEWLIEFATTPADMEAFTDAFDHALMALNSDYEAKRFQNMVLRRPVIRQVPEGTFYNWLKKKGKLGGQNKVPRLSNDRKFVEEILVMI, translated from the coding sequence ATGCAGCTAATTAATACGGTTCTAACCGGCATCTTAAAAAGAAGGATTAAATCTATTGATCACTTCAGGGATAATCCATTTGATATTCAGGAGAGGTGCTTCAAAAATTTAATTGATACCGCAAAAAACACCGAATGGGGCCGGCAATACGGATTCGGTTTCATCTCCGGCATAGAGTCGTTCCGGGAAAGAGTGCCAGTGAATGATTATAATTCCCTGAAACCTTATATTTTCAGGATACAGAATGGTGAAAAGGACATTCTCTGGCCTGGCGGCACGCGCTGGTTTGCCAAATCCTCAGGTACCACCAGCGACAAGAGTAAATATATTCCGGTGTCCAGAGAAGCCCTGACAGAGTGCCATTTTAAAGGCGGCAAGGACCTGTTCGCCCTATATTTTCATAATTACCCCGGTAGCCGCATGTTTGATGGTAAAGGTATTGGCATGGGAGGATGCCTGAACCGGAACAATACCGACAAAGGATACTATTATGACGGAGACCTCTCGGCAGTTATGATGAAAAACCTTCCCATCTGGGCCGAACTGGCCAGAACACCCGGGCGGAACATTGCCCTCATGAAAGACTGGGAAAATAAGATTGAAAAAATGGCCACAGTCACTACCGGGCAAAATATCACCAATCTGCTCGGCGTTCCATCATGGACACTCCTTTTTCTGAAAAAAGTGCTTGAGAAAACAGGAAAATCATCCATCCATGAGGTGTGGCCCAACCTGGAAGTTTTTTTCCATGGAGGTGTCAACTTTAATCCTTACAGGGAACAATTCCGGAAAATCATTCCTTCCGGAAAAATGAATTATATCGAAACCTATAATGCCTCCGAAGGATTCTTTGGCATTCAGGATCAGCTAAATTCCGACGAAATGCTTCTGATGTTGGACTATGGTATCTTTTATGAGTTTATGCCTCATGACCAGATCGATAGCAGTCATCCTAACCTGCTGACACTTGCCGACGTCAGGAAAGAGGTCGACTATGCCCTGGTCATCAGCACCAATGCCGGATTGTGGCGGTATATCATCGGCGATACCATCCGGTTTACGTCGTTGAATCCATTCAGGATACAGATTTCCGGCCGGACTAAAAACTTCATCAATGCTGTCGGCGAAGAAGTCATTGTGGATAATGCCGAAAAAGCGCTCACCATCGCCTGCCAGAAATGTCCCGCAGCTATCAATGAATATACCGCCGCACCTATTTATTTTGATGATAACCATAATGCATCACATGAATGGCTCATTGAATTTGCGACCACTCCGGCGGATATGGAAGCCTTCACTGATGCATTTGATCATGCCCTGATGGCTTTAAACTCGGATTATGAAGCTAAACGTTTCCAGAATATGGTATTGCGCCGGCCTGTCATCAGGCAGGTACCGGAAGGCACTTTCTATAACTGGCTGAAAAAGAAGGGTAAACTTGGCGGACAAAACAAAGTCCCGCGGCTGTCGAATGACAGGAAATTTGTTGAAGAAATTCTTGTCATGATTTAA
- a CDS encoding carboxypeptidase regulatory-like domain-containing protein, giving the protein MPEAISIDSCLPPANFSVDVYNMDYILITWDPPQNCQFYQNGSNAGFQGWLEIPTAGKDNAASRLVLIGYNLYVENQGVSFLNADCDSILFGPFEAGTYSYSLSAVYDSCESSQVTDSATILPKGTIQGIITDYEGVPVENAWIETYPQTYSVFSDSAGFYSIYIPVGVYDVIAAGMYYSTNAEYCLDVLENDILVLDIVLYPLAPLGFLPFEETWQYGMEDTYWSMDPDNSNWSLSDDVGNPEPCVQFNWAPTQTNYSHLLMLSIYNAPGWYYDTLNISFDISLNNYSNTGTEKLAVEMLTLSSCDPSSWFVVAEFTNKFEFDWKHITMVVPNSFFPSWEPVFLRFRAHGLDSYQINDWYIDNIKVWIPEIAHLKGIVTDILTAEPVDGAKITVYGYNPVYSDDSGYYDISVDRETYEVKCEASGYDPIEKEIYIDNITTWNILLFPSVHPEMEISPLNIVKYIAQGASCNESIEIHNSGNGSLVWNATIIEDTTMDNSRNVEWLNLSDTMGQVAPFDVQEIIMQINSQNFDFGSYSANIVFTPELNIGNGTVEVTLFVGHTDIDENGNHRFNSVYPVPAINRINFILTEYFNSLEIYSITGERIYLYDNLERAYSLNLDITSFDPGIYLFKFSDEGKPVFTEKVIILKP; this is encoded by the coding sequence ATGCCTGAAGCGATTTCGATCGACTCATGTCTGCCTCCGGCCAACTTTTCGGTCGATGTGTACAATATGGATTATATCTTAATTACCTGGGATCCTCCACAGAACTGCCAATTTTACCAAAATGGCAGTAATGCAGGATTTCAGGGTTGGCTGGAAATACCAACAGCGGGAAAAGATAATGCAGCGTCAAGGTTGGTTTTAATTGGTTATAATCTTTACGTTGAGAACCAGGGAGTCTCATTTTTAAATGCTGACTGTGATTCCATATTATTCGGCCCCTTTGAAGCTGGAACATATTCATATTCACTGTCGGCTGTTTATGACAGTTGTGAATCATCGCAGGTTACTGATAGTGCTACCATACTTCCAAAGGGTACGATTCAAGGTATTATCACAGATTATGAAGGCGTGCCTGTCGAAAATGCCTGGATTGAGACATACCCTCAAACTTACTCGGTATTTTCAGATAGTGCTGGTTTCTACTCTATTTATATTCCAGTTGGTGTATATGATGTTATTGCCGCCGGAATGTATTACAGCACTAATGCTGAATATTGTCTTGACGTACTGGAGAATGATATACTTGTTTTAGATATCGTCTTGTACCCTTTAGCACCACTTGGTTTTCTGCCATTTGAAGAAACATGGCAATATGGAATGGAGGATACTTATTGGTCAATGGATCCAGATAATAGCAATTGGAGTTTATCCGATGATGTGGGAAATCCTGAACCCTGTGTGCAATTTAACTGGGCACCTACCCAAACCAATTACTCACATTTGTTGATGTTGAGCATTTATAATGCTCCTGGTTGGTACTATGATACTTTAAATATATCGTTTGACATTAGCTTAAATAACTATTCTAACACAGGAACTGAAAAATTAGCAGTTGAAATGCTGACTCTCAGTTCATGTGATCCTTCCTCATGGTTTGTTGTAGCGGAATTTACCAATAAATTCGAGTTTGATTGGAAACATATTACAATGGTAGTTCCAAATAGTTTTTTTCCATCCTGGGAACCGGTCTTTCTTCGATTCAGGGCACATGGATTAGATAGTTATCAGATTAATGACTGGTATATTGATAATATTAAAGTATGGATTCCCGAAATAGCTCATTTAAAGGGGATTGTTACCGACATTTTAACAGCGGAACCTGTTGATGGTGCTAAAATTACTGTTTATGGGTATAATCCGGTATATTCGGATGACAGTGGCTATTATGATATTAGTGTAGATAGAGAAACATACGAAGTTAAGTGTGAAGCTTCTGGTTATGATCCTATTGAGAAGGAAATATATATTGACAATATTACAACCTGGAATATACTTTTATTCCCTTCAGTCCATCCGGAAATGGAAATTTCACCTTTGAATATTGTAAAATATATAGCACAAGGTGCTTCCTGCAATGAAAGTATTGAAATACATAATTCCGGAAATGGTTCCCTGGTATGGAATGCCACAATAATTGAAGATACTACTATGGATAATTCAAGGAATGTGGAATGGCTGAATCTCAGCGATACAATGGGACAGGTTGCACCATTTGATGTCCAGGAAATTATAATGCAAATTAATTCTCAGAATTTCGATTTTGGAAGCTATTCTGCGAATATTGTTTTCACTCCGGAGCTGAATATAGGAAATGGCACTGTTGAAGTTACTCTGTTCGTGGGCCATACCGATATTGACGAAAACGGAAACCACAGGTTTAACTCAGTGTATCCTGTTCCTGCTATTAACAGGATCAATTTTATTTTAACCGAATATTTCAATTCTCTCGAGATATATTCCATAACCGGGGAAAGGATATATCTTTATGATAATCTGGAACGAGCCTATTCGTTGAATCTGGATATCACTTCATTTGATCCCGGGATTTATCTGTTCAAATTTTCTGATGAGGGTAAACCTGTCTTTACGGAGAAAGTAATAATCTTAAAACCTTAA
- the ispE gene encoding 4-(cytidine 5'-diphospho)-2-C-methyl-D-erythritol kinase, producing MVVFPHCKINLGLWVTGKRSDGFHDIETVFYPVKLCDILEIIKSDTDDVTFTSSGIEIPGDVAGNLCIQAYRLLTKDFSLPPVRIHLHKVIPIGSGLGGGSSDGAYTLRVLNELLKLNLSLEQLQVYARQLGSDCAFFLQDAPAYARERGDHLERVNVNLSAYTITIVKPPVHSSTAQAYAMIQPVKRKTDLKQIIARPVLEWKNTLVNDFEESMALKFPEIRTIRDKLYDAGADYASLSGSGSAVYGIFNGEPPLSLSFPGFYFWKDTQ from the coding sequence ATGGTCGTTTTTCCTCATTGTAAAATCAACCTCGGACTATGGGTCACCGGTAAAAGAAGCGATGGCTTTCATGACATTGAAACTGTTTTTTACCCGGTGAAACTCTGCGACATCCTCGAAATCATTAAGTCAGACACTGATGATGTTACATTCACCTCAAGTGGTATTGAAATTCCCGGGGATGTTGCCGGTAATTTGTGCATTCAGGCTTACCGGCTGCTTACAAAAGATTTTTCCCTCCCGCCGGTGCGGATACATTTGCACAAGGTAATTCCCATTGGTTCAGGCCTGGGTGGCGGCTCATCGGATGGCGCCTACACCCTGCGGGTGCTGAATGAACTTCTTAAGTTGAATCTGTCATTGGAGCAACTGCAGGTCTATGCCCGCCAACTGGGCAGCGATTGTGCATTCTTCCTGCAAGATGCACCTGCATATGCCCGGGAAAGGGGAGACCACCTGGAACGCGTAAATGTAAATTTATCCGCATATACTATCACCATTGTAAAACCTCCCGTGCATAGCAGCACTGCCCAAGCTTATGCCATGATCCAACCGGTAAAACGAAAAACAGATCTGAAACAGATCATTGCCCGGCCGGTATTGGAATGGAAGAATACGTTAGTGAATGATTTCGAGGAGTCGATGGCTTTGAAATTTCCCGAAATCCGTACGATCAGAGATAAGCTTTATGATGCAGGTGCTGATTATGCTTCCCTGTCAGGCAGCGGTTCGGCAGTGTACGGGATTTTTAATGGTGAGCCACCCCTCTCTTTATCATTTCCCGGATTTTACTTTTGGAAAGATACTCAATAG
- a CDS encoding LptF/LptG family permease, with protein MKKIDYYIIKKFLGTFFFSIALLIVIVVVFDFSEKIDDFILKEAPLKEIIFSYYLNFIPYFVNLFVYLFTFISVIFFTSKMAANTEIVAIVSSGISYNRLMRPYLISSIFLAVMSFLLANFVIPQTNKTLLAFEEKYVSAPRSTRDINIHLQVAPETYIYVESYNALTATGHKFSLEKINKKGLYYKLTSEKAVWDSLTSNWSVYNYAERTIDGLKETISKGKLKKVAMDLKPEDFTFKVEDVITMNFADLNRFIKDEKMKGTKKVVEYIVAKQKRIANPFATIILTFIGFSLSSRKVRGGIGMNLGIGITITFTYILFMQVSSVYATYGNLPPFWAAWLPNVFFGALAVVLVRIAPK; from the coding sequence ATGAAAAAAATCGATTATTATATCATTAAGAAATTCCTGGGTACTTTTTTCTTTTCCATTGCGCTGCTTATCGTCATTGTCGTGGTATTTGATTTTTCAGAAAAGATTGATGATTTCATCCTGAAAGAGGCGCCACTGAAAGAAATCATCTTCTCCTATTACCTGAACTTTATTCCTTATTTTGTCAATCTCTTCGTTTACCTCTTCACATTTATTTCGGTAATTTTCTTTACTTCCAAGATGGCAGCCAATACCGAGATAGTCGCCATCGTGAGCAGCGGCATCAGCTATAACCGGCTCATGCGCCCCTATCTGATCTCATCGATATTCCTTGCTGTGATGTCATTTTTGCTGGCTAATTTCGTCATCCCTCAGACGAATAAAACATTGCTGGCATTTGAAGAAAAATACGTTAGCGCTCCCCGAAGCACCAGGGATATCAATATTCATTTACAGGTGGCCCCTGAAACTTATATTTATGTAGAAAGTTATAATGCCCTGACTGCCACAGGACATAAATTTTCACTCGAAAAGATCAATAAAAAAGGTCTCTATTATAAACTTACCTCTGAAAAGGCTGTATGGGACAGCCTGACAAGCAACTGGAGCGTGTATAATTATGCTGAAAGGACTATTGACGGCCTGAAGGAAACTATCTCAAAAGGCAAGTTAAAGAAGGTTGCAATGGACCTTAAACCGGAAGATTTTACTTTTAAGGTGGAAGATGTGATCACGATGAATTTTGCCGACCTGAACCGGTTCATCAAAGATGAAAAAATGAAAGGGACTAAGAAGGTCGTCGAATATATTGTGGCCAAGCAAAAACGTATTGCCAATCCTTTTGCCACGATTATCCTTACTTTCATAGGTTTCTCTCTTTCGAGCCGCAAGGTGCGGGGAGGCATAGGCATGAATCTTGGCATTGGTATCACCATCACCTTCACGTATATTCTTTTCATGCAGGTTTCTTCAGTATATGCGACATATGGAAATCTCCCACCGTTCTGGGCTGCCTGGCTGCCGAATGTCTTCTTCGGGGCATTGGCAGTGGTGCTGGTACGGATTGCCCCGAAATAA
- the tgt gene encoding tRNA guanosine(34) transglycosylase Tgt produces the protein MYIINNTDKDTKARAGTITTDHGTILTPVFMPIGTAGAVKAIHFRELKKDIRAQIILSNTYHLYLRPGITVIEEAGGLHQFIGWDKPILTDSGGYQVYSLSSQRKLKEEGVHFHSHIDGSKHIFTPENVIDIQRSIGGDIIMAFDECTPYPCDYAYARHSMELTHRWLRRCTDRFSDTRPAYGHEQFLFPIVQGSVYKDLRIKSAETIAGYQAPGNAIGGLSVGEPVETMYEMTEVICSILPADKPRYLMGVGTPANILESIALGIDMFDCVIPTRNGRNGWLFTWNGIINIKNEKWKFDFSPIDEDGDVFADREYTKAFLRHLFVAGEMLGPMIATVHNLNFYIKLMKEARDRIVNGTFGEWKKKIIDRLQERI, from the coding sequence TTGTATATAATTAACAATACTGATAAAGACACCAAAGCCCGCGCCGGTACGATCACCACAGACCATGGTACCATTCTGACGCCTGTTTTCATGCCAATCGGCACGGCAGGGGCAGTAAAAGCCATACATTTCCGTGAGCTCAAAAAAGATATCAGAGCGCAGATCATCCTTAGTAACACTTACCACCTCTATTTACGGCCTGGCATTACAGTGATTGAAGAAGCCGGCGGGTTGCACCAATTCATTGGCTGGGACAAACCCATCCTCACCGACAGCGGTGGATACCAGGTCTATTCCCTCAGCAGCCAGCGTAAGCTTAAAGAAGAGGGTGTTCACTTCCATTCACATATCGATGGATCAAAACATATTTTTACACCGGAAAATGTCATCGACATCCAGCGGTCAATCGGCGGCGATATCATCATGGCTTTTGACGAATGCACACCCTATCCCTGTGACTATGCTTATGCACGCCATTCCATGGAGCTTACACACCGCTGGCTCAGGAGATGTACTGACAGATTCAGCGATACCAGGCCGGCCTATGGTCATGAACAGTTTTTGTTTCCTATTGTCCAGGGCAGTGTTTACAAAGATCTGAGAATCAAATCGGCAGAGACCATTGCCGGTTATCAGGCGCCGGGTAATGCCATTGGCGGACTGTCAGTGGGCGAACCTGTCGAAACCATGTATGAAATGACCGAAGTGATCTGCTCTATACTTCCGGCTGACAAACCACGTTATCTGATGGGTGTGGGAACACCTGCCAACATTCTTGAAAGCATCGCACTGGGCATCGACATGTTTGATTGTGTGATACCCACCCGTAACGGACGCAATGGCTGGCTGTTTACATGGAACGGCATCATCAACATCAAAAATGAAAAATGGAAATTCGACTTTTCACCCATTGATGAAGATGGGGATGTTTTTGCCGACAGGGAGTATACAAAGGCATTTCTCAGGCACCTGTTCGTAGCCGGAGAAATGCTCGGCCCCATGATTGCCACTGTCCATAATCTGAACTTCTACATAAAGCTTATGAAAGAAGCTCGTGACAGAATCGTAAACGGAACTTTCGGAGAATGGAAGAAAAAAATAATTGACCGGTTGCAGGAAAGAATATAG
- a CDS encoding glycosyltransferase: MDLSYFFSDSILLAAFLVFLICTVIQLVYLWFVYGRLAFYAMIQKPQGSLPVSVVLCGREVTPGMEESLISILNQDYPDFEVVVVNESPEEDIRLYLESLSRNYSRLKVVNIGENLNFFRGRKFPLSIGIKSAKNDIILVTDIDCMPCSDKWINGILSNFDEQTGIVLGYSNLKPKLGLINQWLRFDNLQAAVKYLSFAICGVPYMGVGRNLAYRKELFYKSHGFISHYTLITGEDDLFVNAVSNAKNTRIEISHDSQTQYEGKIPFLGWLLLKKKQLETQRFYKSRHKLLLAINSYSLFFFYAAFIFLLVYTPGLWIPILSVFGVRFLSYLFILKKCMLKLKEKDLLLISPVYEVFLLLIILFLRLSIIFVKSNKWK, encoded by the coding sequence ATGGACCTCTCTTACTTTTTTTCCGACTCTATACTTTTAGCGGCATTTCTTGTTTTTCTGATTTGTACCGTTATCCAGCTGGTATACCTGTGGTTTGTATACGGACGGCTGGCCTTTTATGCCATGATCCAAAAACCTCAGGGCTCCCTGCCCGTTTCGGTTGTTTTATGCGGCAGGGAGGTAACACCGGGCATGGAAGAAAGCCTTATAAGCATTCTCAATCAGGATTATCCTGATTTCGAGGTCGTCGTCGTGAATGAATCACCCGAAGAGGATATCCGGCTATACCTGGAGAGCTTATCGAGGAACTATTCCAGGCTTAAAGTTGTTAACATCGGTGAGAATCTGAATTTCTTCAGGGGACGGAAATTCCCTCTGTCTATCGGGATAAAATCGGCTAAAAATGATATCATACTTGTCACCGATATTGATTGCATGCCCTGCAGTGATAAGTGGATAAATGGAATTCTATCAAATTTTGATGAGCAGACCGGTATCGTATTGGGTTACAGTAATTTAAAGCCAAAGTTGGGATTGATAAACCAATGGCTTCGCTTCGACAACCTGCAGGCTGCTGTTAAATATCTTTCTTTTGCTATCTGTGGTGTGCCTTATATGGGTGTCGGAAGAAATCTGGCCTACCGGAAAGAACTGTTTTACAAAAGCCATGGTTTTATATCACATTATACTCTTATCACAGGTGAAGATGACTTGTTTGTGAATGCGGTTTCTAATGCGAAAAATACACGCATTGAGATCAGTCATGACAGCCAGACACAGTATGAAGGGAAAATACCATTCCTGGGATGGTTGCTACTTAAAAAGAAGCAGCTGGAAACACAGCGCTTTTATAAATCACGCCATAAGCTGCTGCTGGCAATAAACTCTTACAGCCTTTTCTTCTTTTATGCCGCTTTCATTTTCCTTCTTGTTTATACTCCCGGTCTGTGGATACCCATCCTGTCAGTCTTCGGGGTCAGATTCCTCAGCTACCTTTTCATCCTGAAAAAGTGTATGTTGAAATTGAAAGAAAAGGATTTATTGTTGATATCTCCTGTGTATGAAGTATTTTTGTTATTAATAATATTGTTTTTAAGACTATCGATCATCTTCGTCAAAAGCAATAAATGGAAATAA
- a CDS encoding sigma-70 family RNA polymerase sigma factor, which produces MEINSNLTEKAERDYKLVLQAITHGDQRAYAELMNNYRDSLYFMLLKMTNDPVDADDLTIEAFGKAFKNLRQYTPDYAFSTWLFKIASNNCIDFIRKKKKNILSLDKQMEGEDGGDFTTSLQAETLDPEENYIKNQKINLMREVVDKLKPHYRELIDLRYFKEFSYEEIAANLNLPLGTVKAQLFRAREFLYQILKGAQERI; this is translated from the coding sequence ATGGAAATAAACTCCAATCTTACCGAGAAGGCGGAGCGGGATTATAAACTGGTACTGCAGGCTATCACGCATGGTGATCAAAGAGCTTACGCTGAGCTGATGAATAATTACCGGGATTCGCTGTATTTCATGCTTTTGAAGATGACCAATGACCCAGTAGATGCTGACGATCTCACCATTGAGGCTTTTGGTAAAGCTTTTAAAAACCTCAGGCAATATACTCCGGATTATGCTTTCAGCACATGGCTTTTTAAAATAGCTTCCAATAATTGTATCGATTTTATCAGAAAAAAGAAAAAGAATATCCTGTCATTAGATAAACAAATGGAGGGTGAGGATGGGGGCGATTTTACGACCAGCCTGCAGGCTGAAACCTTGGATCCGGAGGAAAATTATATTAAAAATCAGAAAATCAACCTCATGCGGGAAGTGGTTGATAAGTTGAAACCACATTACCGTGAACTTATCGATCTCCGGTATTTTAAAGAATTTTCATACGAAGAGATAGCCGCAAATTTGAATTTACCGTTAGGTACCGTTAAAGCGCAGCTTTTCAGGGCACGGGAATTTTTATATCAAATCCTCAAGGGTGCGCAGGAGAGAATATAA